The segment GGGTGCTCAAGTACAGTGCCCCTAAAACCGCTTCAAAGGCATCTGCTAGACGGGACGCGCGGCCGAGTTTATCACTGGCCGTTCCCCGATCCATCAGCAAATCTTGCTCTAAATTATAACTGTCTGCTAATTGGGCTAAAGTGCGATCGCTCACCAGAATTTTCCGAATAGCCGAAAACTCTCCCACCGACGCATCCGGATACAATTCCATCAACAATTCTGAAGCAGCAATCCGAACCACGGCATCACCAATAAACTCTAATTGCTCATAGTTTTCTGTCGATGACATACTCGGATGGGTCAGCGCTTTATCAAGTAAACACCATTCCACCGGGGAGGTTTCCGGTAACCCCAGTTTAAGAATGACACTTTGCAACTGTCGTTGTCTTCGGGGATAACTAACTTCTTCAGGGACAGAACTAGACATTACCCATCCAATGTGAGGTTTTGCGAACTTTCCTATCCTATCTTAAATGATTAAAAATTCAAAATTCAAAATTAATTTTGAATTGAAAGTTCTTTCTTAGATGGAGGTTTGAGGGTATGGATTTCTAGGGCACGATGAAAATTGATCGGTTGCCAATAGGATACCCCTTTGAGGTAAGTTGCTGACGTAAAATAACGGCTGTTCCGAACTTGAGTCACCGTTTGCGGTAATACGCCAATCAGTTGGGCCAGCACGTGAGGATTCAGTCCTTCCACCGTTTCCTGGCCAAAGAAGGCTTCTAGACTCGATAGCAGTTTTTCCGTCC is part of the Roseofilum capinflatum BLCC-M114 genome and harbors:
- the rnc gene encoding ribonuclease III; amino-acid sequence: MSSSVPEEVSYPRRQRQLQSVILKLGLPETSPVEWCLLDKALTHPSMSSTENYEQLEFIGDAVVRIAASELLMELYPDASVGEFSAIRKILVSDRTLAQLADSYNLEQDLLMDRGTASDKLGRASRLADAFEAVLGALYLSTHTLELIRPWLDSHFTTLSTEIRKDPARRDYKSALQEWTQAVHKVLPEYKLITVESQKHTAEPFTAQVWVQGELYGKGKGRSRKAAEQAAAKDALSKIKLTEEG